In the genome of Odocoileus virginianus isolate 20LAN1187 ecotype Illinois chromosome 17, Ovbor_1.2, whole genome shotgun sequence, the window CTTCAGGAAGCAACTACCTAGGACCCACACCTGCCCAGAAATAGGTGAATCCATAGAAACAGGAAGTAGATAAACGGTGGCCAGGGGCCATAGGAAAGGGAGGATTAGGGAATAATAGGTTTTCTTTGAGGGGTGATGAACAGTCTAAAATTAGTAGTGGTGGTCACACAACTCTGAATAtgctaaaaatcataaaattaaaaaaaaaaaaaagtaagtgtgGGACACAGCAACATGCTTTTTTAAACAAGTATCCCAACTGGTCTTCTTAGCACTTCCCAAGTTAGAAAAGGACAGGGGATTCAATGGGATTAGAAGGTGAATAGTGGGAGAGATTAGATATATTCCATCCCACTTCACTGCTCCTATAAATAATGCTgatcagggaatttcctggctgtttggtggttaggactctgtgttctcactgccatgggcctgggttcaattcctggttgggaaactaaaatcccacaagccacatggcacaaccaaaaaaaaaaaaaaatgctgatcaATTTGTGGCCAGCATTGCTGTTCACACTTGAGACATCAAAGTATCCTCAGGGAAACACCAGGCAAGGAAAACAAAGGTCTGAGACATTTCTCctcacaaccctatgaggtaggcaTTATTATGCCCATTTAACAGTtaagcaaactgaggctcagggataCGGAGGCAAAGAAAGACAGGCCTGAAGCCAGGCACTAGTGAGGACACAGGTGGGATGTGAATATGGCTTTCAGGGACCCAAGCCTTTGCTCAAAGGCACTACACTCAAGTGCCCCCACTGATCCACTAACCATAAATCATCAGCTCCAAATTCAGAGAAAGACCACAGTAGTTGCATGTATCATCGAAGATACGAATGAGGAGCTCCACTGAAGGCAGGAGGCCCCAAACAGCACCCCGGGATGTTTGTGCCTTTTATACAAGTGCCCTGGGAGTTTTTAATAGCAAGTCTGCGATGGAGAGGGGAAGGGATTTTAAATACGCTCAAGACACCCGGAAGCACATGGCTGTCCTCTCCTCTTTCCAAAGCAAGTCTTTATTGTCTAACCAATCAACAAGTGTTTGATGAGGCCCAGCATGGTACCGGGCACACACAGAAAGCATAAATACAAAAGTGTAAGACACACTCCCTGCCAATTTGAGGCGCACAATCTAAATATTTCTCAGCACTTAACTGCAtggtttaaaaatcaaatctGGACTTTGTTGCCAGTACTGCAAGGAACATTCTTTAAGTCAATGTCTTAAGGAAAAATGTTACACTCCACATTGATCACAGCATGAAATTTCTTCCCAGTCATAGCAACTTCATGATTATCAACAaggttttcttttgttaaaattcattttacacTCTCCTCCTCTGTAACctaaaacaaagtttttttttttttttttttttgaaaaagcaagTTTAAAAGGTAGTAGTGGAAGAGCTTAGGTACAAATTTGGCCAACAGCTGTCTGGACGAAAAACAGCTCTAGACTACGGAGCGAACCCAGCTCGTTTCCAGGCCGTTGTTACCTCTATTTTGAGGACAACATAGAGCACATTTCCACGATAAGTCATGATTGCCAACCAGAAGAGGGAGTCTCAGTGCCACGGAGACTGGCCTGGACGAGACATCCTTCATGGCAAAATTTAGCACCAACCAACTTGGCTGCTGGGCGTCTCGTTGCCCAAATTTAACCCCTTGATTCTCTCTCAAACTCTCAGAACTCCTGGGTGTGTGGTTCTGGGAAGAGCAGCTAACCCAAACCGCAAGTTGGACTAACATACTGTACATGGTTCTGCTTCCACCCGGGGAGCCGAGCTCCTGCTTCAGGTGGAGAACATTCGGCGCAGAGCAGAGCTCTGAGTGGGAGCAGCAGCCGCCGAGAGGTGATGAGGGACATGAAGGCGTCACCCCTCCTTAACCCAGCCTGGTGCGTGGCGGGGCGGCCCCGGTGAAGGGCCTTGCCACGCGCCGGGTGCCCACTCCAAAGGGCCTCCATTTGGCAAATAAGagtcaaaggaaggaaggatcCGATGGTTTTCTAGTGTTATGGGGTCTAGTGttatgggttttctttttttcttctcatagaATAAGATCACTGATTTCTCTCAGTAAAGTACATTAAACCAGGACCTCTGGGCTAGAAAATAACTTAAGTTCAGATCTGAACTTTACATCTTGGTAAGCAAGGGCCTTTTAATTTgagccttccttttttttttttttttaacaaaaggatGCTAGAGTCTAACAGGATCCCCAGAGACCCGAGGCCTGGGCCAAGATGACACAAGTGAAGGCAGTCCATAGCCCACCCTCGCCCCACTTTCCCATCGCAAAGACCAGTCCggctcccatggactgcaaaactGCTCATCAGAGCTATTGAAATGGAAGGTAGTGTAGAAAATGCAACACTGGTTGTTCTTATCATGTGAGACTGGTTTCTTTCGAGCGTGTATAAGGCACTATGTAAGAAAGCTGCTCCCACGCCCAGCCACACACCCACACTCGGCTcctcacacgcacacacgcacacacaagagGCCAGCTGACTTTGCCACGACGCACGGGGAGCGCGGCGCCTCCCGTCACTTCTGGTTTTTGAGCTGGTTGGAGAGCCAGTCCAGGCCTTCGTAAAGCCCATCCCCGCTGGTGGCACAAGTAGCCTGAATGTACCAGTTTCTCTGGCGGAGGGAATGTAAGCCAAGCTTGTCTGTTATCTCTGCTGCGTTCATagcgttgggaagatccttggaagAGAATATTCAAAAGTCAGTTCAGCAATGTTTTGTCCACGTAATGGAGTACCAGGCTCTTCCCCAACACCTGCCCTTAACCCACAGTCTTATCTCTGGCTGCCTAGAGGCTCAGGCCTCCAACCGTGAAATAGCccttcatttttccttccctctctttctctccactcTCACAGCTCCACGCTGGGAAAGCCCATTGGCTCTACCTGCAAAATATATTTAGAGTCTGACCGCTTCTCGCTTGGATTACTGAAATTACTTCTGAGTTGGTCTCCCCACTTCTGCTCTTCCTCCTCAAAACGTCTATCCTCAACCTGGCGGTCAGTGAAGTCAGATCAAGTCCTTCTTCTATTAACACCCCGCGACAGCTCTGTCTCTCTCAGTGTAAGAGCCCAGGTTCTCAGGACGCTCTGCtaggtctttgtgaccccgtgaccCCTCCTGCTTGTCCTGCTTCATCGCTTTTAATCATAGCCCTCACCGCAAGTTTACTACATTACAAAATTAACTGACTTAGTGCACTTATTATCTGCCCCCTGTAACTAGAATGCAAGTTTTACCATGGAAGGAATCTCTGTCTATCTTGTTCTCTGAGGTATTCCTAGTGCCTAGAACTGTGTCTGGCATGTAGTAGGCTGAAACCAAATCTGAATACATTAGCATGAAAGAACAAGGTAGATCCGaggatttcctggcagtccagtggttacgactctgagcttccagtgcaggggctacaggttttgatccctggttggggaaataagatctcaACATGCCATgtagcgtggccaaaaaaaaaaaaaaaagaacaaagtagatCTAGACAATGATTTGGAAGGACATCAAAGATACACTAAGAAGCAGGTTGCAAAACAGAATGCAGAATAAGCTCTGGAGAGCAATGTAAGGAATTTAACAATGTTTTTATCCTGAAAAGTGGGGCTAGAATGTTTCACTCAATATTGTGACTTGTCTACGAATCTATACCCTGAGCGTGTCCTGGttctataattaaaaagaacGAATGTTTTCTTTTATCAAAGTCCGTGTGCACTAACGAACCTCAAACTGACATTCAATCTAACGGTGGGGTACTGGCCAAGTGAACGATGATGCCCCCACCATTTAAAACAGTGCTTACAAAGAGCTAGATGACAAGAGAACATGCCTCTGATAAATCTGAAATGACAAAACAGGATGCGACAATGTCAAAATCGTATGATCTCAATTACATAACGAATGTATTCATGGAGGAGAAAGTAGGGGGAAATGCATCAAAATGTGACTGTGTATCTCAGACCACTAACTTCCACAGGATTCCACCTTCTTTTCCACCCTTACTTCAGCTTCTCATCCTGAGATTGGATGGTTCCACGTCTTCCTCCTACTCCCACTTTCACTGCTTTGTGTTATTTATACGGAAGCCAAGTTTCCTCAAGGACTGGCCCCATATGATCCAATTTCATCTCCTCCTttgctgcccccccaccccactccatccCAGCTGCACTGGCTGCCCTGTTCTTCCTAGAACAGTCTGGCTCCTTTCCTGAGGGCCTTCAggggtcatctttttttttattaaaatatagttgatgtacaatattatatagctTACAGGTATacaatgattcacaattttaaaagttatactccatttatacttattataaaatataggctgtattccttgtgttgtacaacatattcttatagcttatttattttttaaatggagtgtaattgctttacaatgtggtgttagcttctgttgtacaacaatgtgaatcagctatatgcatacatacatgcgctccctcccaccccactgtcCGAGGTCATCACAGGGcgctgagcagagctccctgcagAGGGagtgctgagctgagctgagctccctgtgctacaggGCAGCTCGACGTCATCTGATCAGACATCCTCTTATCAGAGAGGCCCTCTGATCCTTCTCCACACCTGCCCCTTCTCCCATGACTCCCCCCAGACATAGGACGTATCTGTTACTGACTGATGCTCTACCCACTAGAACGCAAACTCCATGAACTCAGGGATTTCTGTCTGTCTGGTTCACTGCTGCATCACCAATACCCCAAACAATGCCTGGATCTTAGTGAATGCTCAGTGGATGTGTGCTGAGCGAGTGAACGAATAAAAGACCCAAGCTAAAAATTAGGTGGAGAGAAAGATTATGGGAGGGACTGGCGAGAGGGACGCAGGCAGCTAATTAAATACCTCTATTTTTAAAGCGAGCAGCTGGTAATACTTTTCAGTCCCAGGATTCAGACAGCTAGTGACGTACCTGTTTATTTACAAACACCAATAAGACCGCATCTCTGAGCTCATCTTCGGCTAACATTCTGGTTAATTCTTCTCGGGCTTCATTGACCCGCTCTCTGTCATTACTGTCGACCACGAAAATCAGACCTGAATGGAAAGCAGCAGCATGTTAATAATCTGAACCTGGGGAGGGTAGCTATTCACACGTCCTGACAGCCTCTGCCTACTTACGTGTGTGGTTTCACTGACAGCAATCAATACGGAAGCGCATATAGAATCTCCAAAATTGGGAAGCCTGCTAGACACCCAACCAGCCCTTTTCAGAGGCACCATGGCCCCACAACAGATCAACAATAACAAGAGTAGACGGAAAACAGCATGAAtatgccttaaaaaactaaaaacagaaaaaaaaaaaaaaagaaaactaaaaacagaactatgatatgacccagcaatcccaccactgggcataaACCCagggaaaaccataattcaaaaagacacatgtaccccagtgttcactgcagcactatttacaacagccaggacatgggaacaacctaaatgctcACTAACtgaagaaaggataaagaagacgcaatgtatacatacagtggaatattactcagccataaaaaggaataaaactggcCCATTtgtagaaacatggatggacctagagggtgtCATATAGAAtcaagtaagtgagaaagagaaaaacaaatactgtgcaTTAAGGCatagatgtggaatctagaaaatggtatcagtcagtcagttcagtcactcagtcgtgtttgactctttgcgaccccatgaaccgcagcacaccaggcctccctgttcatcaccaactcccggagtccacccaaacccatgtccatcgagtcggtgatgccatccagccatctcatcctcttgtcgtcctcttcttctcccgcccccaatccttcccagcatcagggtcttttccaatgagtcaactcttcacatgaggtggccaaagtattggagtttcagcttcaacatcagtccttccaatgaacacccaggactgatctcctttaggacggactggttggatctccttgcagtcc includes:
- the LOC110124758 gene encoding ADP-ribosylation factor 2; this translates as MGNVFEKLFKSLFGKKEMRILMVGLDAAGKTTILYKLKLGEIVTTIPTIGFNVETVEYKNISFTVWDVGGQDKIRPLWRHYFQNTQGLIFVVDSNDRERVNEAREELTRMLAEDELRDAVLLVFVNKQDLPNAMNAAEITDKLGLHSLRQRNWYIQATCATSGDGLYEGLDWLSNQLKNQK